The Humulus lupulus chromosome 3, drHumLupu1.1, whole genome shotgun sequence genome window below encodes:
- the LOC133823915 gene encoding F-box/kelch-repeat protein At1g57790-like, whose protein sequence is MAGRKRKKMKLLDETITDSERNGTKEKSTLELQTWSDLPTELLQLILSQLTLDDNIRASMVCKIWHSTAISVRVVNQSPWLMYFPKFGNLYEFYDPSKRKTHSLELPELNGSRVCYTKDGWLLLYRPRSHRVFFFNPFTRKVIKLPKFELTYQIVAFSCAPTSSSCILFTVKHISPTIVAISTCHAGATKWVTVNYQNRLPFVSSIWNKLVFCNGLFYCLSLTGWLGVFDPMERTWNVLAVPPPKCPENFFAKNWWKGKFMAEHNGDLLVIYTCSSENPIVFKLDRADMVWEEMQNLQGMTLFVSFLSSHSRTDLLGILRNSVYFSKVRFYGRRCILYSLNDCRYYPRKQCYDWGEQNPFENIWIEPPKDFTTFS, encoded by the exons ATGGCTGGGagaaaaaggaagaagatgaaatT GTTAGATGAAACGATCACAGATAGTGAAAGAAATGGAACCAAGGAAAAGAGTACATTGGAACTACAGACTTGGTCCGACCTACCGACGGAACTTTTGCAACTCATTTTGTCCCAGTTGACGCTAGATGACAATATTCGTGCCTCTATGGTATGCAAGATTTGGCACTCAACTGCCATATCTGTGAGGGTGGTTAATCAATCACCGTGGCTTATGTACTTTCCAAAATTTGGTAACTTATATGAGTTTTATGATCCATCAAAGCGCAAGACCCATTCCCTTGAGTTACCTGAGTTGAATGGATCTAGGGTCTGTTACACCAAAGACGGTTGGCTGTTGCTATACAGGCCAAGATCGCACCGCGTTTTCTTCTTTAACCCTTTCACTCGTAAGGTGATAAAACTACCAAAATTCGAGTTGACTTATCAGATAGTTGCGTTCTCATGTGCACCAACCTCCTCCAGCTGCATACTTTTTACAGTCAAGCACATCAGTCCGACGATTGTTGCTATTAGTACTTGTCATGCTGGAGCTACAAAGTGGGTTACAGTTAACTATCAAAATCGCTTGCCCTTTGTCAGTAGCATTTGGAATAAGCTTGTTTTCTGCAATGGACTCTTTTATTGTCTTAGTCTGACTGGCTGGCTAGGGGTTTTTGACCCCATGGAACGCACTTGGAATGTTCTTGCTGTTCCTCCCCCAAAATGCCCAGAGAACTTTTTCGCCAAAAATTGGTGGAAAGGCAAGTTTATGGCTGAGCATAATGGGGATTTATTAGTTATTTATACTTGTTCTAGTGAAAATCCCATTGTTTTCAAGCTTGATCGAGCTGACATGGTTTGGGAAGAGATGCAAAATCTCCAAGGTATGACACTTTTTGTGAGTTTCTTATCATCCCATTCGAGAACTGATCTCCTTGGTATATTGAGAAACAGTGTCTACTTCTCTAAAGTCCGCTTCTACGGAAGGCGTTGCATCTTGTACTCTCTTAATGACTGTAGATACTATCCTCGTAAGCAATGTTACGATTGGGGAGAGCAAAATCCTTTTGAGAATATTTGGATCGAACCACCAAAAGACTTCACAACCTTCAGCTGA